A genomic region of Alistipes megaguti contains the following coding sequences:
- a CDS encoding helix-turn-helix domain-containing protein codes for MIQIDRETFQMMLHQIMERFDRIDDRLNRMNRQTAALEGDKLLDNQDMCELLGVTKRTLARYRQKKLVTYYMIDGRTYYKASEVQDFLNRKGKVLPARIKKELGLQP; via the coding sequence ATGATACAGATAGACAGGGAGACATTCCAGATGATGCTCCACCAGATAATGGAACGGTTTGACAGGATAGATGACAGACTGAACCGCATGAACAGGCAGACGGCCGCCCTTGAGGGTGACAAGCTGCTCGACAACCAGGATATGTGCGAACTCCTTGGCGTTACGAAACGCACCCTTGCACGCTACCGCCAGAAGAAGCTCGTCACATACTACATGATTGACGGGCGTACCTACTACAAGGCTTCGGAAGTCCAGGACTTCCTGAACAGGAAGGGGAAGGTGCTGCCGGCGAGAATAAAAAAAGAACTCGGTCTTCAACCCTAA
- a CDS encoding sigma-54 dependent transcriptional regulator, whose protein sequence is MKHRILIVEDNILLAGQQKKWFEKSGYEAVTTIDEPGARRLLKKEPFDLVLSDVRLPQGDGISLLEWMQRERIDVPFIIMTGYASVSDAVRAIKMGAKDYLAKPVQMDELQSLIKNILHPRSVIYGKDKGILPRNSRQMKEVENLARTVAPFDISVLILGPNGAGKESVAQRIHYSSERREKPFLAVNCGVIPKELAPSLFFGHVKGTFTGADTNREGFFETARGGTLFLDEVGTLSMEVQSMLLRTLQEGSYIPIGSNREKHSDVRIVAATNEDLQLAIRERRFREDLYHRLGEFEIVLPALHECPEDILPLAEHFREKFSRELKRQTDGFSREAEQQLLSYGWPGNVRELQNKIKRAVLLSKQPIIETACLNIRIEDEKEKIFLFPENETQEKQSIIRALKICTGNRKRTAEMLHIDPSTLYRKMKKYGLNDK, encoded by the coding sequence ATGAAACACAGAATACTCATAGTTGAAGACAATATCCTGCTGGCCGGACAACAAAAGAAATGGTTTGAGAAATCCGGCTATGAAGCAGTGACGACGATAGACGAACCCGGTGCAAGGCGGCTTCTGAAAAAGGAGCCTTTCGATCTTGTCCTTTCCGATGTCCGTCTTCCGCAGGGGGACGGCATATCGCTGCTCGAATGGATGCAGAGAGAACGGATAGACGTTCCCTTCATCATCATGACCGGATATGCCTCCGTGTCGGATGCCGTCCGTGCCATCAAGATGGGGGCAAAAGACTATCTGGCCAAGCCTGTTCAGATGGATGAACTGCAAAGTCTGATAAAGAACATCCTGCATCCTCGCTCAGTCATATACGGAAAGGACAAGGGCATCCTTCCCAGGAACAGCCGACAGATGAAAGAAGTGGAAAATCTAGCTCGTACGGTCGCTCCATTTGACATTTCCGTACTGATTCTTGGTCCGAACGGTGCCGGCAAGGAATCCGTAGCGCAACGTATCCATTATTCCAGCGAGCGCAGGGAAAAGCCGTTCCTGGCAGTAAACTGCGGGGTCATTCCCAAAGAGCTTGCGCCCTCGCTCTTTTTCGGGCATGTGAAGGGGACGTTTACGGGGGCGGACACAAACCGTGAAGGCTTCTTTGAAACGGCCCGTGGCGGGACCCTGTTCCTTGACGAAGTAGGAACATTGTCCATGGAGGTACAAAGCATGCTCCTGCGTACCTTGCAGGAAGGCAGCTATATCCCTATAGGCAGCAACCGGGAGAAACACTCCGACGTAAGGATAGTGGCGGCAACCAACGAGGACCTTCAGCTGGCCATCAGGGAGAGACGCTTCCGGGAAGACCTCTACCACCGTCTGGGGGAATTTGAAATCGTCCTGCCGGCCCTGCATGAATGCCCGGAGGACATACTTCCGCTTGCCGAACATTTCAGGGAAAAGTTTTCCAGGGAACTCAAACGGCAGACCGACGGATTCAGCCGTGAGGCAGAGCAACAGCTGCTCTCATACGGCTGGCCGGGAAATGTACGGGAATTGCAGAACAAGATCAAACGAGCCGTCCTGCTGTCCAAACAGCCGATAATCGAAACGGCTTGTTTGAACATAAGAATCGAGGATGAGAAAGAGAAAATCTTCCTTTTTCCGGAAAATGAGACACAGGAAAAACAGTCCATCATCAGGGCCTTGAAAATATGCACGGGCAACCGGAAACGGACGGCGGAGATGCTGCACATTGATCCTTCTACGTTGTACAGAAAAATGAAGAAATACGGACTGAACGACAAATAA
- a CDS encoding helix-turn-helix domain-containing protein, producing MEIICMEKQTFDELVVRLSLIEKKVIGICSQTKDAGLKKWMDNQEVCGILRISKRTLQVYREKGLLPFTRIKNKFFYKPEDVQSLLESSYHPQKRKP from the coding sequence ATGGAAATTATATGTATGGAAAAACAGACCTTTGACGAATTGGTTGTCCGCCTCAGCCTGATTGAGAAAAAAGTCATTGGTATATGTAGTCAGACCAAAGACGCGGGACTGAAAAAATGGATGGACAATCAGGAGGTATGCGGGATTCTCCGAATATCCAAGAGAACACTTCAGGTATATCGCGAGAAAGGACTGTTGCCTTTCACCCGGATCAAGAACAAGTTCTTCTACAAACCGGAAGATGTACAAAGCCTGTTGGAATCAAGTTATCACCCACAAAAAAGAAAGCCATGA
- a CDS encoding site-specific integrase, with protein MNQTDVKVSFYLKKSEADARGNCPVMARLIVGKHSETAFSVKFRVPQSLWSSGRACGKSVAARDINNRLDEIRAAALGIYAEQSAIREDVTAEDVKHQLLGMASEQETLLSYFRLFIRNFEKRVGINRTEKTLRAYRNSYNHLVRFLQMQYKLSDIPFAALDRSFIEKYDLYLRTECCLASGTIVNLTVQLKTIVGEAIADGIITVFPFVGYEPVHPKPEQKYLTSEELNRIMTTPLHDQILYHVRDMFLFSCYTGIPYSDMCLLTNENLSLAEDGTWWIRSSRKKTGVDFEIPLMELPFHIIEKYRDMAPEGKLLPMYSNSSLNRYLKRIAEICGIGRKLVFHAARHTYATEITLSHGVPLETVSKMLGHSRIETTQHYAKVTDNKIDTDTKALDKIIAERFSVVI; from the coding sequence ATGAATCAGACAGATGTAAAGGTTTCGTTCTACCTTAAAAAGAGCGAGGCGGATGCCAGGGGAAACTGTCCCGTGATGGCACGGCTTATTGTCGGCAAGCACTCTGAAACAGCATTCAGTGTCAAGTTTCGTGTGCCACAGTCATTGTGGTCATCCGGACGGGCGTGTGGAAAAAGTGTTGCGGCAAGAGACATAAACAACAGACTGGATGAAATACGTGCTGCCGCGCTCGGCATCTATGCGGAACAATCTGCAATCCGTGAGGATGTAACAGCAGAGGATGTAAAGCATCAACTTTTGGGTATGGCTTCGGAACAGGAAACCCTATTAAGCTATTTCAGACTTTTCATTAGAAATTTCGAGAAACGCGTTGGGATCAATCGTACGGAAAAGACATTGAGGGCTTACCGCAATTCCTACAATCATCTGGTACGTTTTTTACAGATGCAATATAAGCTGTCAGATATCCCTTTTGCCGCATTGGACCGTTCCTTCATTGAAAAATATGACTTGTATCTACGTACGGAATGTTGTCTGGCTTCAGGCACAATAGTCAATCTTACCGTCCAACTGAAAACAATTGTCGGAGAAGCTATTGCTGACGGTATAATAACAGTATTCCCGTTTGTCGGATATGAACCGGTACATCCGAAACCGGAACAGAAATATCTCACCTCCGAAGAATTGAATAGGATTATGACAACACCTCTCCATGATCAGATTCTTTATCATGTGAGAGATATGTTCCTGTTTTCCTGTTATACGGGTATTCCCTATAGCGACATGTGTCTGCTGACAAATGAAAACCTTTCTCTCGCGGAAGATGGTACCTGGTGGATCAGGAGTTCTCGCAAGAAAACCGGTGTAGATTTTGAAATACCGCTTATGGAACTGCCGTTCCATATTATTGAAAAATACCGCGATATGGCTCCTGAAGGAAAGCTTCTCCCCATGTATTCCAACAGTTCATTGAATCGTTATCTGAAACGCATCGCCGAAATTTGCGGTATAGGACGTAAGCTGGTCTTCCATGCAGCCCGTCATACCTATGCGACAGAAATTACACTTTCCCATGGCGTACCGCTTGAAACGGTCAGCAAGATGTTGGGGCACAGTCGTATTGAGACCACACAGCATTACGCAAAGGTGACAGACAATAAGATAGATACAGATACGAAAGCATTGGATAAAATAATTGCTGAGCGGTTTTCTGTAGTTATTTGA
- a CDS encoding helix-turn-helix domain-containing protein → MSYDLINRKDQRIDTIFKGLENMERMIDAIRTAPRPAFHGDYFLTDEELSKLLKVSRRTLQEYRTLGVIPYYLVQGKALYKESDIQKVLDDAYKRCREEQRWV, encoded by the coding sequence ATGAGTTACGATCTTATAAACAGAAAAGACCAGCGGATTGATACTATTTTCAAAGGGCTGGAAAACATGGAGCGCATGATAGACGCAATACGGACGGCTCCAAGGCCCGCATTTCACGGTGATTATTTCCTCACGGACGAGGAACTTTCAAAGCTGTTGAAAGTAAGCCGGCGTACCTTGCAGGAATACCGGACCCTCGGTGTGATACCTTACTATCTTGTGCAGGGAAAAGCCCTATACAAAGAGTCAGACATACAAAAAGTTCTTGATGACGCTTATAAAAGATGCAGGGAAGAACAGCGATGGGTATGA
- a CDS encoding DUF3108 domain-containing protein codes for MKRFLFSILLAAAVSPLFAQFYHPGEELFYRVSYKAKMFPNTEVGAVEIRTSEERSDGRNFYKVEGIGRTLPTYRWFYNLEDIYTVWIDNQTLRPVRFVSDLREGDYTFQSYYTYLWPDSTVHTRWRSRQRPFQEKNMALTNESMDAISLFFNLRSAEAEDFRVDEVGTLQMILQDTIKHIHYRYLGRENKKIRNMGRFRTLKFECQLGTTEGYSFTDGTIFTIWISDDRNKIPLYIESPVKIGSIQAYISGFKGLKYPLESRIR; via the coding sequence ATGAAACGATTTCTGTTCAGCATACTCCTCGCGGCAGCCGTCTCGCCCCTCTTCGCCCAGTTCTACCATCCGGGCGAAGAACTCTTCTACCGCGTGAGCTACAAGGCCAAGATGTTCCCCAATACCGAAGTCGGCGCCGTCGAGATCCGAACCTCCGAGGAGCGGAGCGACGGCCGCAACTTCTACAAGGTCGAAGGCATCGGCCGTACACTGCCCACCTACCGCTGGTTCTACAACCTCGAGGATATCTATACGGTCTGGATCGACAATCAAACGCTGCGTCCGGTCCGCTTCGTGAGCGACCTGCGCGAGGGTGACTACACCTTCCAGAGTTACTACACCTACCTCTGGCCCGACTCCACGGTCCACACCCGCTGGAGAAGCCGGCAGCGCCCCTTCCAAGAAAAGAACATGGCGCTGACCAACGAGAGCATGGACGCCATCTCGCTCTTCTTCAACCTCCGTTCGGCCGAGGCCGAGGACTTCCGCGTCGACGAGGTCGGGACCCTGCAGATGATCCTGCAGGACACCATCAAGCACATCCACTACCGCTATCTGGGACGCGAAAACAAGAAGATCCGCAACATGGGCCGGTTCCGCACGCTGAAGTTCGAATGCCAGCTGGGAACCACCGAGGGATACTCGTTCACCGACGGCACAATCTTCACCATCTGGATCTCCGACGACCGGAACAAGATCCCGCTCTATATCGAGTCCCCGGTCAAGATCGGCAGCATTCAGGCCTATATCTCCGGGTTCAAGGGGCTCAAGTATCCTCTCGAAAGCCGGATCCGGTAA
- a CDS encoding SGNH/GDSL hydrolase family protein, which translates to MKKVILLAAVLLTAAVAGAQVRFVDATQLTLIGKALPTQHPYHRIDTTLYKGFTASENQQVRCPAGLALVFKTNSSRLDMRPVYSSFVYGGTSTPRVASEGFDLYIRKDGEWLYAASQAAGRRGRTFTLIQEMDTTQKECLLYLPNYSELLSLQIGVDSAATITPMENPFQHKIVIFGSSFTHGVSTSRAGMSYPMQIERNTGLYFCSIACSGNCKLQPYFADYLADVKDADAMVFDGFSNPGAEMIRERLIPFIARIREKLPATPLIFVQTIYRESGNFNLGSRAREEAKRAAAREMMARAMEQFDNVYFIDARDLTGTDHVTSADGTHPSDLGYWRWAQNLQPELLKVLRKCGIR; encoded by the coding sequence ATGAAAAAAGTGATTCTGTTGGCCGCCGTACTGCTGACGGCCGCCGTCGCGGGAGCCCAGGTGCGCTTCGTTGATGCGACGCAACTGACACTGATCGGCAAGGCGCTGCCGACCCAGCACCCCTATCATCGGATCGACACGACCCTCTACAAGGGCTTCACCGCCTCGGAGAACCAGCAGGTCCGCTGTCCGGCGGGTCTTGCGCTGGTGTTCAAGACCAATTCCAGCCGTCTCGACATGCGCCCGGTCTATTCGTCGTTCGTTTACGGCGGGACGAGCACGCCGCGTGTCGCCTCGGAGGGATTCGACCTCTATATCCGCAAGGATGGTGAATGGCTCTATGCGGCGTCGCAGGCGGCCGGCAGGCGCGGTCGGACATTCACGCTCATCCAGGAGATGGACACCACGCAGAAGGAGTGCCTGTTGTATCTGCCCAACTACAGCGAACTGTTGTCGCTGCAGATCGGCGTGGACTCCGCGGCGACAATCACGCCGATGGAGAACCCTTTCCAGCACAAGATCGTGATCTTCGGATCGAGCTTCACGCACGGCGTGAGCACGAGCCGCGCGGGAATGAGCTACCCGATGCAGATCGAGCGCAACACGGGGCTCTATTTCTGCAGCATTGCCTGCAGCGGCAACTGCAAGCTGCAGCCCTATTTTGCCGATTACCTGGCCGACGTGAAGGATGCCGATGCGATGGTCTTCGACGGCTTCTCGAATCCGGGCGCGGAGATGATCCGCGAGCGGCTGATCCCCTTCATTGCCCGTATCCGCGAAAAACTGCCCGCGACGCCGCTGATCTTCGTGCAGACGATCTACCGTGAGAGCGGCAACTTCAACCTCGGGAGCCGGGCCCGCGAGGAGGCCAAGCGTGCGGCGGCCCGCGAGATGATGGCCCGGGCCATGGAGCAGTTCGACAACGTCTATTTCATCGACGCCCGGGATCTGACGGGCACCGACCATGTCACCTCGGCCGACGGTACCCACCCTTCGGATCTGGGCTACTGGCGCTGGGCGCAGAATCTGCAGCCCGAACTGCTGAAGGTGCTGCGCAAGTGCGGCATCCGCTGA
- a CDS encoding site-specific integrase, which produces MKRNTDNMEIKRRSTFAILFYINRTKVRKDGTCQLLCKISIDAKWEQIGTKVSVNPAIWNPEKGRADGRSENAITVNRAIDDLTKEIKEHYRRIKNSLGFITAEQVKNAVMGVGQKPLTLLALFREHNEEFKKRIGVDRIKESYDSYLRSYKHLSAFVQEKRGVEDVLLRSLDRVFYDDFELFLRTDRNLSPKSVHEHLYRLKKMTMRAVSQGTIRRDPYCRLHPELPKRKSRHLKLEDLKTLLTTPVEKPQLQFVRDMFIFSTFTGLAYTDLKKLRVNDITQSEDGSWWIHIHRQKTGTLSSVRLLDIPLKIIEKYREQRKDDKVFNLYSRTYFIMLAHQLGEVYGFELTFHKARHNFGTHITLSLGVPIETVGKMMGHMRIETTQLYAKVTDRKVDEDMKRLKAAGMDRIPGLYEEDVIVRKRRRRFGYQLSDNKETTL; this is translated from the coding sequence ATGAAAAGAAATACTGACAATATGGAAATCAAACGTCGCAGTACATTTGCGATACTGTTTTATATAAACCGCACCAAAGTCCGTAAGGATGGAACGTGCCAGTTGCTGTGCAAGATAAGCATAGATGCCAAATGGGAACAGATAGGAACGAAAGTATCCGTCAATCCGGCCATCTGGAATCCTGAAAAAGGACGGGCTGACGGCCGCAGTGAGAATGCCATTACCGTCAACCGGGCTATTGATGATCTGACCAAAGAAATCAAGGAGCATTACAGGCGGATTAAGAACAGTCTGGGATTTATTACGGCAGAGCAGGTAAAGAATGCCGTGATGGGAGTCGGTCAGAAACCGCTAACTCTGCTGGCTCTTTTCAGAGAGCATAACGAGGAGTTTAAGAAACGTATCGGTGTGGATCGTATAAAGGAGAGTTATGATTCCTACTTACGTTCATATAAGCACCTTTCGGCTTTCGTGCAGGAAAAACGCGGCGTAGAGGATGTATTGCTACGTAGTCTTGACCGTGTGTTCTACGATGACTTTGAACTTTTTCTCAGGACGGACAGGAATTTAAGCCCGAAGAGCGTGCATGAACATCTTTACAGGCTGAAGAAGATGACCATGCGGGCTGTCAGCCAGGGAACAATCCGCCGTGATCCGTATTGTCGCCTTCATCCTGAACTGCCCAAACGGAAAAGTCGTCATCTAAAGCTGGAAGATCTGAAGACACTGCTTACAACACCTGTCGAGAAGCCACAGCTTCAGTTTGTAAGGGATATGTTCATCTTCTCCACTTTTACCGGACTTGCCTATACGGATTTGAAAAAATTGAGGGTAAATGATATTACCCAATCTGAAGACGGTTCATGGTGGATCCATATCCATCGCCAGAAAACAGGAACACTGTCTTCTGTCCGATTGCTGGATATTCCGTTGAAGATAATAGAGAAATATCGGGAACAGAGAAAGGATGACAAGGTCTTCAATCTGTATAGTCGTACGTATTTCATTATGCTCGCCCACCAGTTGGGTGAAGTTTACGGATTTGAACTTACATTTCATAAGGCACGACACAATTTCGGAACCCATATAACCCTTTCATTGGGTGTTCCAATCGAGACAGTCGGCAAAATGATGGGGCATATGCGTATTGAGACCACGCAGCTTTACGCCAAAGTGACTGACAGGAAAGTGGACGAGGACATGAAACGGCTGAAAGCAGCCGGAATGGATCGGATTCCTGGTCTGTATGAAGAAGATGTTATTGTCAGGAAACGAAGAAGGAGATTCGGATACCAATTGTCCGACAACAAAGAAACGACCTTGTAA
- a CDS encoding ROK family protein, translating to MKKLAIGVDIGGINTAFGLVDENGDLYAESVISTKKYPCVDDYPAYVEELCDSLRALAQSLSFEYELAGIGIGAPNANFHKGTIESPANLWKFREGDSNPDESRRIFPLADDISRRFNGVKTVVTNDANAATIGEMIYGNAKGMKDFVMITLGTGLGSGFVSNGEMIYGHDGFAGEFGHVIVERNGRECGCGRRGCLETYVSATGIKRTAFELMARMNVPSKLRSIAFDDFDASMISAAAEQGDPIAKEAFRFTGEMLGRALADVVTITSPEAIFLFGGLSKAGKLLFEPTQWYMEENMLFVFKNKVKLLPSGIQGKNAAILGASALIWQQEGHIQ from the coding sequence ATGAAAAAACTCGCTATCGGTGTGGATATCGGAGGTATCAACACCGCCTTTGGTCTGGTGGACGAGAACGGCGATCTGTATGCCGAATCGGTCATCTCGACCAAGAAATATCCCTGTGTGGATGATTATCCGGCCTATGTCGAGGAACTTTGCGATTCGCTCCGGGCCCTGGCGCAGAGTCTGTCGTTCGAGTATGAACTGGCGGGTATCGGCATCGGCGCCCCCAACGCCAACTTCCACAAGGGGACGATCGAGTCTCCGGCCAACCTGTGGAAATTTCGCGAGGGGGATTCCAATCCCGACGAGTCTCGTCGGATCTTCCCGCTGGCCGACGACATTTCGCGCCGCTTCAACGGCGTGAAGACCGTCGTGACCAACGACGCCAACGCCGCCACCATCGGTGAGATGATCTACGGCAATGCCAAGGGGATGAAGGATTTCGTGATGATTACGCTCGGTACGGGCCTGGGTTCGGGTTTTGTCTCCAACGGCGAGATGATCTACGGACACGACGGTTTTGCCGGTGAATTCGGCCACGTCATAGTCGAGCGCAACGGTCGTGAGTGCGGATGCGGACGGCGGGGCTGCCTGGAGACCTACGTTTCGGCGACGGGCATCAAGCGTACGGCCTTCGAGCTGATGGCCCGGATGAATGTTCCCAGCAAGCTGCGCAGCATTGCCTTCGACGATTTCGACGCCTCGATGATTTCGGCCGCCGCCGAGCAGGGGGACCCCATCGCCAAGGAGGCCTTCCGCTTTACGGGCGAGATGCTGGGCCGGGCGCTGGCCGACGTGGTGACGATCACCTCGCCGGAGGCGATCTTCCTCTTCGGCGGCCTGTCGAAGGCGGGCAAACTGCTCTTCGAACCCACGCAGTGGTACATGGAGGAGAACATGCTCTTCGTCTTCAAGAACAAGGTGAAGCTGCTGCCGAGCGGCATTCAGGGCAAGAATGCCGCCATTCTGGGCGCCTCGGCGCTGATCTGGCAGCAGGAGGGACATATCCAGTAA
- the recG gene encoding ATP-dependent DNA helicase RecG translates to MEILDNDIKYVPGVGEARAKLLDRELGIRTVGDLLSHYPFRYIDRTRVYRIAEITDSAGLSYVQFRARVMGVAYAGAGRKRRFTVQVQDDSGRAELIWFQGIKWIEKRVEVGREYLVFGRPNFFHGELSIAHPELETVEQALSRKVESGMQGIYPSTEKLGNVLGTKGMYQIVCNAWTLVRDRITDPLPEALRQQYGLIPLPEALYNIHFPQSQELLRQAQYRLKFDELLGVQLNIQQRRTARLSKSDGFLFAKVGGIFNTFYNEKLPFPLTGAQKRVIREIRRDTVSGFQMNRLLQGDVGSGKTLVALMSMLLAVDNGFQACMMAPTEILARQHFATISRMLDGLPVRVAILTGASKTKERRQALEGIASGEVQILIGTHALIEDRVQFANLGFVVIDEQHRFGVEQRARLWTKNAQPPHILVMTATPIPRTLAMTLYGDLDVSVIDELPPGRRPIKTYHYTDAARLKLFGFMRREIAKGRQVYVVYPLIKESEAMDYKDLTDGYEAISRDFPLPQYVTAICHGKMKPADKEESMRQFKEGEAQILVATSVIEVGVDVPNATVMVIESAERFGLSQLHQLRGRVGRGGEQSYCILMSGEKLSRESRARLDAMCETNDGFRLAELDLKLRGAGDINGTLQSGMAFDLKIASPTADVQILTLSREAAAAVLAADPKLARPENRGLEALRRRYSGREEFDFSRIS, encoded by the coding sequence GTGGAGATACTCGACAACGACATAAAGTACGTCCCGGGGGTCGGCGAGGCCCGCGCCAAGCTCCTCGACCGGGAACTGGGAATCCGTACGGTGGGCGACCTGCTCTCGCACTATCCGTTCCGATACATCGACCGCACGCGCGTCTACCGTATTGCCGAAATCACCGACTCGGCCGGACTCTCCTACGTGCAGTTCCGCGCCCGCGTCATGGGGGTCGCCTACGCCGGGGCGGGGCGCAAACGCCGCTTCACGGTCCAGGTGCAGGACGACTCGGGACGCGCCGAACTGATCTGGTTCCAGGGCATCAAGTGGATCGAAAAAAGGGTCGAGGTCGGCCGCGAGTATCTCGTCTTCGGACGCCCGAACTTCTTCCACGGCGAACTCTCGATCGCCCACCCCGAACTGGAGACCGTCGAGCAGGCCCTCTCGCGAAAGGTCGAGAGCGGCATGCAGGGCATCTACCCCTCGACCGAAAAACTCGGCAACGTCCTCGGCACGAAGGGCATGTACCAGATCGTCTGCAACGCTTGGACACTCGTCCGCGACCGCATCACGGATCCGCTGCCCGAGGCGCTCCGGCAGCAATACGGTCTCATCCCGCTGCCCGAGGCACTCTACAACATCCACTTCCCGCAGTCGCAGGAACTGCTCCGCCAGGCCCAGTACCGGCTGAAGTTCGACGAACTGCTCGGCGTACAGCTCAACATCCAGCAGCGCCGCACGGCCCGCCTCTCGAAGAGCGACGGATTCCTCTTTGCAAAGGTCGGCGGCATCTTCAACACCTTCTACAACGAGAAGCTCCCCTTCCCGCTCACCGGAGCCCAGAAGCGCGTCATCCGCGAAATACGCCGCGACACCGTCTCGGGATTCCAGATGAACCGCCTGCTGCAGGGCGACGTCGGCAGCGGAAAGACCCTCGTGGCACTGATGTCGATGCTGCTGGCCGTCGACAACGGATTCCAGGCCTGCATGATGGCCCCCACGGAGATCCTCGCCCGACAACATTTCGCCACCATCAGCAGGATGCTCGACGGACTGCCCGTGCGGGTGGCCATCCTCACCGGCGCCTCGAAGACCAAAGAGCGTCGCCAGGCCCTCGAAGGAATCGCCTCGGGGGAGGTCCAGATTCTGATCGGCACCCACGCCCTGATCGAGGACCGCGTGCAGTTCGCGAACCTCGGTTTCGTGGTCATCGACGAGCAGCACCGCTTCGGCGTCGAGCAGCGCGCCCGTCTCTGGACCAAAAATGCGCAGCCGCCACACATCCTCGTGATGACCGCCACACCAATCCCCCGCACGCTGGCCATGACGCTCTACGGCGATCTCGACGTCTCGGTGATCGACGAACTGCCCCCCGGACGCCGCCCGATCAAGACCTATCACTATACGGATGCCGCCCGGCTGAAGCTCTTCGGATTCATGCGTCGGGAGATCGCCAAGGGCCGGCAGGTCTACGTCGTCTACCCGCTCATCAAGGAGTCCGAAGCGATGGACTACAAGGACCTGACGGACGGCTACGAGGCCATCTCGCGCGACTTTCCCCTGCCGCAGTACGTCACGGCCATCTGCCACGGCAAGATGAAGCCCGCCGACAAGGAGGAGTCGATGCGTCAGTTCAAGGAGGGTGAGGCACAGATTCTGGTCGCCACGTCGGTCATCGAGGTGGGGGTCGATGTCCCGAACGCCACGGTGATGGTCATCGAATCGGCCGAACGCTTCGGCCTCTCGCAGCTCCACCAGTTGCGCGGACGTGTCGGGCGCGGCGGCGAACAGTCCTACTGCATCCTCATGTCGGGCGAAAAGCTCTCGCGCGAGTCCCGCGCCCGACTCGACGCCATGTGCGAGACGAACGACGGATTCCGCCTGGCGGAGCTCGACCTGAAGCTGCGCGGCGCCGGAGACATCAACGGCACGCTGCAGAGCGGCATGGCCTTCGATCTGAAGATCGCAAGCCCGACGGCCGACGTGCAGATCCTCACCCTTTCGCGCGAAGCCGCCGCCGCGGTGCTCGCCGCCGATCCGAAGCTCGCGCGGCCCGAAAACCGAGGCCTCGAAGCACTCCGCCGACGCTATTCCGGACGCGAAGAGTTCGATTTTTCCCGTATTTCGTAA